The Budorcas taxicolor isolate Tak-1 chromosome 25, Takin1.1, whole genome shotgun sequence genome includes a region encoding these proteins:
- the RAB3IL1 gene encoding guanine nucleotide exchange factor for Rab-3A isoform X2, with the protein MWSGQPHPDEGHPPPLEAVPVPWKSVGPYKSHRESLGGLPETPAGEEAQGEEGPAATQLDVSRLRSSSMEIREKGSEFLKEELHKAQKELKLKDEECERLSKVREQLEQELEELTASLFEEAHRMVRDANMKQAASEKQLKEARGKIDMLQAEVTALKTLVITSTPASPNRELHPQLLSPTKAGPRKGHLRHKSTSSALCPAVCPVAGHILTPDKEGKEVDTTLFAEFQAWRESPTLDKTSPFLERVYREDVGPCLDFTMQELSALVRAAVEDNTLTIEPVASQTLPTVKVAAVDCGHTKTCALSGLACACRHRIRLGDSESHYYISPSSRARITAVCNFFTYIRYIQQGLVRQDAEPMFWEITRLRKEMSLAKLGFFPHEA; encoded by the exons CCAGCCTCACCCGGACGAGGGCCACCCGCCGCCCCTTGAAGCTGTCCCAGTCCCCTGGAAGAGTGTGGGCCCCTACAAAAGCCACAGGGAGTCCCTGGGAGGCCTACCGGAGACCCCTGCAGGGGAGGAGGCCCAAGGAGAGGAGGGCCCTGCAGCCACCCAGCTGGACGTGTCGCGCCTGCGCAGCTCTTCCATGGAGATCCGAGAGAAGGGCTCGGAGTTCCTGAAGGAGGAGCTGCACAAAGCCCAGAAG GAGCTGAAGCTCAAGGATGAGGAGTGTGAGCGGCTGTCCAAGGTGCGGGAACAGCTGgagcaggagctggaggagctgACAGCCAGTCTGTTTGAG GAAGCCCACAGGATGGTGCGAGACGCCAACATGAAGCAGGCAGCGTCAGAAAAGCAGCTGAAGGAGGCCCGGGGCAAG ATTGACATGCTGCAGGCAGAGGTGACAGCCTTGAAGACGCTGGTCATCACGTCCACACCAGCCTCTCCCAACCGCGAGCTCCACCCGCAGCTGCTCAGCCCCACCAAGGCCGGACCCCGCAAGGGCCACTTGCGCCATAAGAGCACCAGCAGTGCCCTCTGCCCCGCGGTGTGCCCTGTTGCAGGGCACATCCTCACCCCGGACAAGGAGGGCAAAGAG gTGGACACGACCCTGTTTGCAGAGTTCCAGGCCTGGAGGGAATCGCCTACCCTGGACAAGACCTCCCCGTTCCTGGAAAGGGTGTACCGGGAGGATGTGGGCCCCTGCCTGGACTTCACCATGCAGGAG CTCTCGGCCCTAGTCCGGGCCGCCGTGGAGGACAACACGCTCACCATCGAGCCTGTGGCTTCGCAAACCCTGCCCACGGTGAAGGTGGCCGCTGTTGACTGTGGTCACACAAA AACATGTGCCCTGAGTGGGCTGGCCTGCGCCTGTCGTCACCGAATCCGGCTTGGGGACTCCGAGAGCCACTACTACATCTCACCATCCTCCCGGGCCAGG ATCACGGCCGTGTGCAACTTCTTCACCTACATCCGCTACATCCAGCAAGGCCTGGTGCGGCAGGACG CGGAGCCCATGTTCTGGGAGATCACGAGGCTGCGGAAGGAGATGTCACTGGCCAAGCTCGGCTTCTTCCCCCACGAGGCCTAG
- the RAB3IL1 gene encoding guanine nucleotide exchange factor for Rab-3A isoform X1, whose product MWSGQPHPDEGHPPPLEAVPVPWKSVGPYKSHRESLGGLPETPAGEEAQGEEGPAATQLDVSRLRSSSMEIREKGSEFLKEELHKAQKELKLKDEECERLSKVREQLEQELEELTASLFEEAHRMVRDANMKQAASEKQLKEARGKIDMLQAEVTALKTLVITSTPASPNRELHPQLLSPTKAGPRKGHLRHKSTSSALCPAVCPVAGHILTPDKEGKEVDTTLFAEFQAWRESPTLDKTSPFLERVYREDVGPCLDFTMQELSALVRAAVEDNTLTIEPVASQTLPTVKVAAVDCGHTNGFRAPIDTTCALSGLACACRHRIRLGDSESHYYISPSSRARITAVCNFFTYIRYIQQGLVRQDAEPMFWEITRLRKEMSLAKLGFFPHEA is encoded by the exons CCAGCCTCACCCGGACGAGGGCCACCCGCCGCCCCTTGAAGCTGTCCCAGTCCCCTGGAAGAGTGTGGGCCCCTACAAAAGCCACAGGGAGTCCCTGGGAGGCCTACCGGAGACCCCTGCAGGGGAGGAGGCCCAAGGAGAGGAGGGCCCTGCAGCCACCCAGCTGGACGTGTCGCGCCTGCGCAGCTCTTCCATGGAGATCCGAGAGAAGGGCTCGGAGTTCCTGAAGGAGGAGCTGCACAAAGCCCAGAAG GAGCTGAAGCTCAAGGATGAGGAGTGTGAGCGGCTGTCCAAGGTGCGGGAACAGCTGgagcaggagctggaggagctgACAGCCAGTCTGTTTGAG GAAGCCCACAGGATGGTGCGAGACGCCAACATGAAGCAGGCAGCGTCAGAAAAGCAGCTGAAGGAGGCCCGGGGCAAG ATTGACATGCTGCAGGCAGAGGTGACAGCCTTGAAGACGCTGGTCATCACGTCCACACCAGCCTCTCCCAACCGCGAGCTCCACCCGCAGCTGCTCAGCCCCACCAAGGCCGGACCCCGCAAGGGCCACTTGCGCCATAAGAGCACCAGCAGTGCCCTCTGCCCCGCGGTGTGCCCTGTTGCAGGGCACATCCTCACCCCGGACAAGGAGGGCAAAGAG gTGGACACGACCCTGTTTGCAGAGTTCCAGGCCTGGAGGGAATCGCCTACCCTGGACAAGACCTCCCCGTTCCTGGAAAGGGTGTACCGGGAGGATGTGGGCCCCTGCCTGGACTTCACCATGCAGGAG CTCTCGGCCCTAGTCCGGGCCGCCGTGGAGGACAACACGCTCACCATCGAGCCTGTGGCTTCGCAAACCCTGCCCACGGTGAAGGTGGCCGCTGTTGACTGTGGTCACACAAA TGGGTTCCGGGCCCCGATTGACAC AACATGTGCCCTGAGTGGGCTGGCCTGCGCCTGTCGTCACCGAATCCGGCTTGGGGACTCCGAGAGCCACTACTACATCTCACCATCCTCCCGGGCCAGG ATCACGGCCGTGTGCAACTTCTTCACCTACATCCGCTACATCCAGCAAGGCCTGGTGCGGCAGGACG CGGAGCCCATGTTCTGGGAGATCACGAGGCTGCGGAAGGAGATGTCACTGGCCAAGCTCGGCTTCTTCCCCCACGAGGCCTAG